A stretch of Thermodesulfobacteriota bacterium DNA encodes these proteins:
- a CDS encoding AsmA-like C-terminal domain-containing protein has protein sequence LKDDLRHIESIKGSAFFSFLNFKGPVNDSEKWEIGAEGNINTVELGLQGLDTDMTISEAQIKTTTQELAITETTVDIKDSKMTVGAVLTNYLTDWLKLQMDFYGNMLAEEAKVFSDYFNVPTQLNFNSPVEIAESNIVLKKKPAVNSQVVVTQLTPNGTPVTKELDLNINIVAGSMNWADSEPKAPTQQPANELPPAAPGVSEEKKSKTALNGKVNIKSDHFEFKGYNWDTVKAEVAFLENQIDVNVNQANLCGISTPGVLEVASPTLKLQFEPFSEEANLAEAIKCLFDKAGIITGDFDFGGTLNSNSDIEDVLMAIEGELEMTSSEGRVSKYGGLARFLSALNFGEMFRGNNIDYEDGGFPYEFIKASANIEEGKLIIREAAMDGPSLKVVCDGSVDLINNQVDLKVIVIPVLAVDSVIEKIPIISMLLGKDVVSIPIRVTGDISDPTIEELSPHTIGAGLLGIIKQTLNIPVTLVKPLNSGKKKETTETDPAEVAGESTDE, from the coding sequence CTCAAGGACGATCTTAGGCACATTGAATCTATCAAAGGCTCAGCCTTTTTTTCCTTTTTAAACTTTAAAGGACCTGTCAATGATTCAGAAAAATGGGAAATAGGTGCAGAGGGAAACATAAACACAGTAGAATTAGGCTTACAGGGGCTTGATACTGATATGACAATTTCTGAGGCGCAGATTAAAACCACAACTCAGGAACTGGCGATTACAGAAACAACAGTTGATATTAAAGATAGTAAAATGACTGTGGGTGCAGTTCTCACAAACTATCTTACAGATTGGCTTAAACTCCAGATGGATTTTTACGGCAATATGCTAGCAGAGGAAGCAAAGGTGTTCTCAGATTATTTCAACGTTCCAACTCAGCTGAATTTTAACAGCCCTGTGGAGATTGCAGAGTCAAATATTGTGCTTAAGAAAAAACCTGCGGTTAATAGCCAGGTTGTGGTAACACAATTAACTCCTAATGGTACACCTGTGACCAAGGAGCTAGACCTAAATATAAATATAGTTGCAGGGTCAATGAACTGGGCGGATTCAGAGCCTAAGGCTCCTACCCAACAGCCAGCAAATGAGTTGCCACCTGCGGCGCCTGGGGTATCAGAAGAAAAAAAGAGCAAGACCGCTCTGAACGGAAAAGTAAACATAAAGTCTGATCATTTTGAGTTTAAAGGTTACAACTGGGATACCGTAAAAGCAGAAGTTGCGTTCTTAGAAAACCAGATAGATGTAAACGTTAATCAGGCAAATCTATGCGGAATATCAACACCTGGTGTGCTAGAGGTAGCAAGCCCTACATTAAAACTGCAATTTGAGCCATTTTCTGAAGAGGCGAATTTAGCAGAAGCAATTAAGTGTCTGTTTGATAAAGCTGGAATAATAACAGGTGACTTTGATTTTGGAGGAACTTTAAACTCCAACAGCGATATTGAAGATGTTTTGATGGCAATTGAGGGTGAGCTTGAGATGACTTCAAGTGAGGGAAGGGTAAGTAAGTACGGTGGGCTGGCCCGCTTCCTCTCCGCGCTTAATTTTGGGGAGATGTTTAGAGGAAACAACATAGACTATGAAGACGGCGGATTCCCATATGAATTTATAAAAGCCAGTGCAAATATCGAAGAAGGGAAATTAATAATTAGAGAAGCCGCTATGGACGGCCCATCATTAAAAGTAGTCTGTGACGGCAGTGTTGATCTTATCAATAACCAAGTTGATTTAAAAGTGATTGTAATTCCAGTCCTTGCGGTCGACTCGGTTATAGAAAAAATACCTATCATCAGCATGCTTTTAGGAAAAGATGTAGTTTCTATACCTATACGTGTTACTGGTGATATCTCAGATCCTACGATAGAGGAGCTCTCTCCTCATACCATTGGGGCCGGTCTTCTAGGTATTATCAAACAAACCCTAAACATACCGGTAACTCTGGTTAAACCTTTGAACTCGGGTAAGAAAAAAGAAACCACTGAAACCGACCCTGCTGAGGTAGCTGGAGAATCAACTGACGAATAG
- the mscL gene encoding large-conductance mechanosensitive channel protein MscL, producing MLKEFREFAMRGNVVDMAVGIIIGAAFGTIVKSLVSDVIMPPVGLALGDVDFSNLFSVLKEGTPPGPYAALAEATEAGAVTINYGLFINTIISFLIVAFAVFLLIRSINNMKRKEEEAPEAPPEPTKEEVLLTEIRDILKHR from the coding sequence ATGCTTAAAGAGTTTAGAGAATTTGCTATGCGCGGAAATGTGGTTGATATGGCAGTTGGTATTATAATTGGAGCGGCTTTTGGAACAATAGTAAAATCTTTAGTTAGCGATGTTATTATGCCGCCAGTGGGCTTGGCTTTGGGGGACGTTGATTTCTCAAACTTATTCTCAGTACTAAAAGAAGGCACACCACCAGGTCCATACGCAGCCCTAGCAGAAGCTACAGAAGCAGGAGCCGTGACAATAAACTACGGTCTGTTCATAAACACAATCATAAGCTTTCTAATAGTAGCCTTTGCAGTTTTTCTATTGATTAGAAGCATTAATAATATGAAGAGAAAAGAAGAGGAAGCTCCTGAAGCTCCACCAGAGCCTACCAAAGAAGAGGTTCTATTAACTGAGATCAGAGACATCTTGAAACATAGATAG
- a CDS encoding SelT/SelW/SelH family protein: MITSNKLEIIYCKKCNWLTRSSWMAQELLTTFSEELSELSLIPGSGGIFEIRVNKDLIWSLKENGRFPDIKELKILVRDQIAPDKSLGHTER; this comes from the coding sequence TTGATTACTTCTAACAAGCTTGAGATTATTTACTGCAAAAAGTGCAATTGGCTAACGCGCTCATCCTGGATGGCGCAGGAGCTTTTGACCACTTTTAGTGAGGAGCTATCAGAGTTATCCCTTATTCCTGGTTCAGGTGGGATATTTGAGATTAGAGTGAACAAGGATCTTATCTGGTCGTTAAAGGAAAACGGCAGATTCCCGGATATAAAGGAGCTTAAAATACTTGTCCGTGACCAGATTGCTCCTGATAAATCGTTAGGTCACACAGAGAGGTAA
- the aat gene encoding leucyl/phenylalanyl-tRNA--protein transferase: MLDKRIVFPDPREAEPNGLLAVGGDLSSERLLLAYRSGIFPWFSEGDPILWFSPDPRLVIFLDDLYVSTKLKKIIRSGQFEIRIDADFEQVIARCSKSERRGQDGTWITDDMINAYLELHTKGYAHSVETYHDGELVGGLYGVSLGGAFFGESMFFDMSNASKVALYFLVEALKSWNFQFIDSQVPNSHMKAMGGKELKREDFLKMLDKAMMSESRVGSWNHEQSIEK, translated from the coding sequence ATGCTTGATAAAAGAATCGTTTTTCCCGACCCAAGGGAAGCTGAGCCAAACGGTCTTTTGGCGGTGGGAGGAGACCTTAGCTCTGAGAGACTTCTCTTAGCATACCGTAGTGGTATTTTCCCGTGGTTCTCTGAGGGGGACCCTATTTTGTGGTTCTCTCCAGATCCAAGACTGGTTATTTTTCTAGATGACCTATATGTTTCCACCAAATTAAAAAAAATAATAAGATCGGGCCAATTTGAAATCAGGATTGATGCTGATTTTGAACAAGTTATTGCCCGATGCTCTAAGTCAGAGAGGAGAGGGCAGGACGGGACCTGGATCACAGACGATATGATAAATGCCTATCTTGAGCTCCATACCAAAGGCTATGCACATAGTGTTGAGACTTATCATGATGGAGAACTTGTCGGGGGTTTATACGGCGTCTCATTGGGAGGGGCTTTTTTTGGAGAATCGATGTTTTTTGACATGAGTAATGCATCTAAAGTCGCGCTATATTTTCTTGTAGAAGCTCTTAAGTCATGGAATTTTCAATTTATAGACTCACAGGTTCCAAACAGCCATATGAAGGCAATGGGCGGTAAAGAACTAAAGAGAGAAGATTTTCTTAAAATGCTGGATAAAGCAATGATGTCTGAAAGCCGGGTCGGGTCTTGGAACCATGAGCAGTCAATTGAAAAATAG
- a CDS encoding adenylyltransferase/cytidyltransferase family protein translates to MSEWTVTNHGHPDIKPESTKRAIFIGRYQPYHIGHVSLVKQKLDKGVPCLIMVRDIPPDEKNPFTTEQTVDMIRKYHESKGDDVVVMIIPDIESVNWGRGVGYEMNEFFPPENIGWVSATKIRASIGEGNDEWRELVDESIQEDVVKYLKGE, encoded by the coding sequence ATGAGCGAATGGACAGTTACAAATCATGGACATCCTGATATTAAGCCCGAGAGCACAAAGAGAGCTATTTTTATCGGCAGATATCAGCCATATCACATAGGCCACGTTAGCCTTGTAAAGCAGAAATTAGATAAAGGTGTGCCATGTCTTATTATGGTAAGAGATATTCCTCCTGATGAGAAAAACCCATTTACAACAGAGCAGACAGTTGACATGATAAGAAAATATCATGAAAGCAAAGGCGATGATGTAGTAGTAATGATAATTCCAGATATTGAGTCCGTAAACTGGGGAAGAGGAGTTGGATATGAAATGAATGAGTTCTTCCCACCAGAGAACATCGGATGGGTTTCTGCTACAAAGATTAGAGCTTCAATAGGCGAGGGGAACGATGAGTGGAGAGAGCTTGTTGACGAGTCTATTCAGGAAGATGTTGTAAAATATCTTAAAGGCGAGTAA
- a CDS encoding gamma-glutamyl-gamma-aminobutyrate hydrolase family protein (Members of this family of hydrolases with an active site Cys residue belong to MEROPS family C26.), with protein sequence MPRLLVFQHVAHEILGTLDPLLRDAGFRIKYVNFERHPDAEPSLTGYDGLIVLGGPMNVDEVDDYPNLATEVKLIQQAVDKEMPVLGVCLGSQLLAKALGAKVNKNPEKEIGWYDVTPTTDGRDDALISNFSGTEKIFQWHGDTFDLPSGAELLASSPLCKNQAFRYGDNVYGFQFHLEVDKPMIERWLRVPENKKEIEELGGKIDPEEIKTQTPDHISRLNDLSNSVFGNFLELFGYNKKRKTLPSR encoded by the coding sequence ATGCCAAGACTGCTTGTATTTCAACATGTTGCTCACGAGATTTTAGGAACCTTAGATCCACTTTTAAGGGATGCCGGTTTTAGAATCAAATATGTAAATTTTGAGCGCCACCCCGATGCAGAGCCCAGCCTCACTGGGTATGACGGGCTTATAGTGCTTGGCGGTCCAATGAATGTTGACGAGGTAGATGATTATCCTAACTTGGCAACTGAAGTAAAACTTATACAGCAGGCGGTTGACAAAGAAATGCCAGTTCTAGGGGTTTGCTTAGGTTCTCAGCTATTAGCTAAAGCTCTGGGGGCTAAAGTAAATAAAAATCCTGAGAAAGAGATCGGCTGGTATGATGTCACTCCAACAACCGATGGTAGAGATGATGCTCTTATATCAAATTTTTCAGGCACTGAGAAGATATTTCAGTGGCACGGGGACACGTTTGATCTTCCAAGCGGAGCGGAGCTATTAGCCTCATCGCCGCTTTGTAAAAACCAGGCTTTTAGATACGGCGATAATGTTTATGGTTTTCAGTTTCACCTAGAGGTAGACAAACCCATGATCGAGCGATGGCTCAGGGTGCCAGAAAATAAAAAAGAGATTGAGGAATTGGGTGGCAAGATTGATCCTGAAGAGATAAAAACGCAGACCCCGGATCATATTTCGCGTCTGAATGATCTTAGTAACTCTGTATTTGGGAATTTCCTAGAGCTATTTGGATACAATAAAAAACGAAAGACACTGCCTTCAAGATAA